The Saccharothrix variisporea genome has a segment encoding these proteins:
- a CDS encoding dihydrolipoamide acetyltransferase family protein: protein MPDFRLPDLGEGLTEGEIVNWLVDVGDQVTIDQPVVEVETAKAVVEVPCPYAGVITARHGREGEKLAVGAVLLTVGEVSSEYSGNVLIGYGTSEPTRRSRRTRRGAAISSQSPTPETVVPPRDNGDRGPEAGLVDRGPEPGPGDRGPEADLGDRGPEAGLAPAVISPIVRQLARENGLSLTAIRGTGPGGVIRRADVERELATAKTASAPTQPAATTAGTAAAPGTTTVARRIPLRGLRGAVAEKLATSRREIPEATVWVDVDATGLLAARAALPDVSLLALLARFTVLGLRKFPELNSRVDQDEIAVLDQVHLGFAAQTDRGLVVPVVKDAHTLTTTALARAITDLATQAREGRIPPAALTGGTFTVNNYGVFGVDGSAAIINHPEAAILGIGRIIDRPWAVDGQLQVRKVAQLTLAFDHRVCDGGTAGGFLRFVADCVENPITALGEL, encoded by the coding sequence GTGCCTGACTTCCGCTTGCCCGACCTCGGTGAGGGCCTGACCGAGGGCGAGATCGTGAACTGGCTGGTGGACGTGGGCGACCAGGTCACCATCGACCAGCCGGTCGTCGAGGTCGAGACCGCGAAGGCCGTGGTGGAGGTGCCCTGCCCCTACGCGGGTGTGATCACGGCCCGCCACGGCCGGGAGGGCGAAAAGCTGGCGGTCGGGGCGGTCCTGCTCACGGTCGGCGAGGTGTCGTCGGAGTACAGCGGCAACGTCCTCATCGGCTACGGCACCTCGGAACCCACCCGCCGCTCCCGCCGCACCCGCCGCGGGGCCGCCATCTCCTCGCAGAGCCCCACGCCCGAAACTGTCGTACCCCCGCGGGACAATGGTGACCGGGGGCCGGAGGCCGGCCTGGTTGACCGGGGGCCGGAGCCCGGCCCGGGTGATCGAGGGCCGGAGGCCGACCTGGGCGACCGAGGGCCGGAGGCCGGCCTGGCGCCGGCGGTGATCTCGCCGATCGTCCGGCAGTTGGCGCGCGAGAACGGCCTGTCCCTCACCGCGATCCGAGGCACCGGCCCCGGCGGCGTCATCCGCCGAGCCGACGTCGAACGCGAACTGGCCACCGCCAAGACCGCCTCCGCACCGACCCAGCCCGCCGCCACGACCGCAGGCACCGCCGCGGCCCCCGGCACCACCACGGTCGCCCGGCGGATCCCGTTGCGCGGCCTGCGTGGCGCAGTGGCGGAAAAACTGGCCACCTCCCGCCGCGAGATCCCCGAAGCCACCGTCTGGGTGGACGTCGACGCCACCGGCCTCCTGGCCGCCCGCGCCGCGCTGCCCGACGTGTCCCTCCTCGCCCTCCTGGCCCGCTTCACCGTCCTCGGCCTGCGCAAGTTCCCCGAGCTCAACTCCCGCGTCGACCAGGACGAGATCGCCGTCCTCGACCAGGTGCACCTCGGGTTCGCCGCCCAGACCGACCGCGGCCTGGTCGTCCCGGTCGTCAAGGACGCCCACACCCTCACCACCACCGCCCTGGCCCGCGCCATCACCGACCTCGCCACCCAGGCCCGCGAAGGCCGCATCCCCCCGGCCGCCCTCACCGGCGGCACCTTCACGGTCAACAACTACGGCGTGTTCGGCGTGGACGGTTCGGCCGCCATCATCAACCACCCGGAAGCCGCGATCCTCGGCATCGGCCGCATCATCGACCGACCGTGGGCCGTGGACGGTCAGCTCCAGGTCCGCAAGGTCGCCCAGTTGACCCTCGCCTTCGACCACCGGGTGTGCGACGGCGGCACGGCGGGCGGCTTCCTGCGGTTCGTCGCGGACTGCGTCGAGAACCCGATCACCGCACTGGGTGAGCTGTGA
- a CDS encoding GNAT family N-acetyltransferase — MSKPDYPIRTERLLLRPFTPDDHADLHAYQSLPEVVRYLYGGPRTPEETTDNLKLKMSVTWPEKEGDNLSLAVVHGGRVIGEAVLKYLSEAYRQGEIGYIFHPDHHGRGFATEASRAMLDLGFDHLGLHRIVASCDAHNDKSWHVMERLGMRREAHFRHHEIFKGEWGEEFIYAILEDEWRAARS, encoded by the coding sequence ATGAGCAAGCCCGACTACCCGATCCGCACCGAGCGCCTCCTGCTCCGCCCGTTCACCCCCGACGACCACGCCGACCTGCACGCCTACCAGTCCCTGCCGGAAGTCGTGCGCTACCTCTACGGCGGCCCCCGCACCCCCGAGGAGACGACCGACAACCTCAAGCTCAAGATGTCGGTCACCTGGCCGGAGAAGGAGGGCGACAACCTGTCCCTCGCGGTCGTGCACGGGGGTCGGGTCATCGGCGAGGCGGTCCTGAAGTACCTCAGCGAGGCCTACCGCCAGGGCGAGATCGGCTACATCTTCCACCCCGACCACCACGGCCGCGGCTTCGCCACCGAGGCGTCCAGGGCCATGCTCGACCTCGGGTTCGACCACCTGGGCCTGCACCGCATCGTCGCCTCCTGCGACGCGCACAACGACAAGTCGTGGCACGTCATGGAACGCCTGGGCATGCGCCGCGAAGCCCACTTCCGCCACCACGAGATCTTCAAGGGCGAGTGGGGCGAGGAGTTCATCTACGCGATCCTGGAAGACGAGTGGCGGGCGGCGCGCTCCTGA